The genome window TAGCTAAAATTAGGTTACAAATAAACTATTCTATTTCACAGAGATTAAGGACTTGTTCACAACAGAATCACTTGCAGAGATCTAGCACTGATCAGTTTggacaggttttttttccttgtaGCCCCTTTATAAACCATGATATAGATTATTCAAAGGAACAACTTTTTATGCTTAGTTACAGCTAAAATGCTTCTGAAACCACTGGTGATGGGTTCAAAGCGTCCTGCTATTTAGCAACCAAAGACACCAATAGATTCTTTTCAAGGGACTTGATTTCTGTCCATTCAATTTTCCAATGCAGTGAGTTCTGCCTCTTAAGATCTTTATTACTTTCACTCAGAACAGTAAGTCTTTGAACTGCTCTCCATTAACAAAGAAGAGGCAGATTATCTTCTGACAATGACAAAACTCATTTCTATTTGATACAGTGGCCACAAAAACCACTCACCGCTGCCTTATTTGTTGCTTCAGTGCCAGAGTCTGGAACGTTCGGTTATGTACTAACCAAAGTTCCAGAACAACTTTCATGGACTGTTTCCTCAGTGAAATCTGTGTAACAGAATCCTGCCTAGAATCAGAAAGTATCTTAAGTATCAAATCCATTAGGTTTATATTCCATTAAAAAGCTCTCTCAGATGTAGGGACTATCTAGTAGCCAAGAGCAGAGTCAGTCACAAAACTTCTAACATTCTGTCATCTTCTGTTAAAAATATGCTCCCCGTTtagatgaaataaaaacaaacctagAATCAAGCATTTATGTTTTACTCCCTTTTATAACCTTAAAATGTGCctgagattttgtgtgtgtgcgtgtgtgtgtgtgtgcaagcaaacctccttttattaaaaatatatgcatAGCATGCTTTGGAAACGTTTTGTGGCTTGAAATAAACAATTTTCCCCTAGAATATAAAATCTTCTTCTGCTTAACTCCTACTGATTGCACTTTCCTCAACGTGCTTTCAACAGCTTTCAGAGAGTTCAGAGAGGAATGTCATTCTGTTGATACTCCACTAGCACCGCTGCACTCATCCAAAATAAAAATCCTACCCCAACTCTTATTTGTACATGCAATGAGAAGTATAAAACTtaacatacaaaatatttttttaaaagaagaggtTCAGTTTAATTTCTAATTTGgaaatgcaaaaaacaaaggAATCCGAGTTGTTCCTGTGCTTGTTCTTCATTACAGAGATGGATTTGGACCAATTATTCTGGTGCAGTAAAGAACAGATTCCTTGTTCCTTTTACTAATACCTTCAGTGGTACAATATGACCGCTAACATTTGGCAAAATAATATGATCAGGGTGGAGAGGGGGAGACAGAGCATTCTACAAGACATTTATTGCCCCAGACACATACATTTGAAAGCAGAAGATACTAACAAGCATTTGTTATTGTCTTTTTATTTAAGCCAGGAAGTCAGATGTGTAAAGGGTCTCAAGGTTTAGCTTTGGTTTCTTCTCTCCTGTGATCTCTTCCCAATTCTTTCTTCTTCCTTCCTCAACTCCatgcaatttctctctctctctctcacaccccatctccctttctttttccACTTTAACGTGCACATTCCTTCTGCAACTTTCTATTCCACACCTGTATCAGATGTTCAGCCTTAACGTATTATTTGTTCTGCTAGAAGTCTGTTACTTAGAAACCACTCAGTCTTCCTTTAAGATACCCATTTTTGATGAGGATGTGCAAAATGGAGCTCCAAGTGCCCCAATCATGACTGGAAGACTCTGGTTTCTTCTCAGTCCACCCATCAGGTTGCTACCTGCACTTAAAAACACAGCCGAGTCCGGTCTCCGCAGGCCAATTTTTGGCCCTTGATTTTTAACATGGTCCCCTGCCTCTGGGGGTTTGACTGCTCTGGCAATACCCAACCTCTTCAGCCTGTCCACCAGGTTCATCTTCAGTTGGTCTAGGTTAGGAGGGTTATGGGATGGTTTCAGGCCACACCGCTCCTGCAAGAATGTTTCAGCTGGTCGTGATGCCAGAAAGTTTTCAGAGAGATGCGCTCGAGTATCAAAAGGCAGAGGGGAAGAACAAGGTGAGTGTGAGGGAGAATTTCGGGGAGTGGAGGGAATGGGAAGGGTTCGTAGGGGCTGTAGAATAGGCAGCTTTCCTGGCATACGGTTATCACAAACTTTGGCAGAGATGCCTTGTTCATGCAGGAGTTTAGCCAGACTGGTGGTGGTGCTCAAGGTGGTGGAAGAGTCTCTTCTGTTGGCGAGGAATTCTCCAATACTAAGCCTACAGGACATGGCTGGAGAGCTGACCATTGTATTGCCAGTACTGTTGCCACTACTTCCAAATGACAATGGCGTGTACATGgagctgaaaaaaacaaacaaaaacacacacactggatattattattactgtacTTTGCTCTCAATCTGGAAACTTTCATATAACACAGGGCAAGGTAAcaacaatcattttaaaaataaggcttGTGCTCAAATTAAAAAAAGTAGATTAAAAATTCTGTATCTGCATATAGCAAGATTCATTACAACTTTCACAACTTCAGCCTTTATAATATTCAGAAATACAAAACATTGCTTTGCAAATCCCACACTGCAGGACAcaaaacattagaaaaaaaaagttaagccgGTCCATATTGACATATGTTGATGGGAAACGTTTTTATAGAAAATGCAGCGAATTTTACAGGATCCTACAGAACCAAATTACAGGAATAATTACAGTCCAGCACTTTTATGTGCATTAGAATAATCATGGAAGAAGAACTACTTTAAAATTTTAAGAGTATATTTAAGTATGGGGTTGATTGCAAAGGTCATGGTATATGTTAAACTCATTTCTTTGTCAAGTCTTAACTTGGAAGAGTTTACCTTTTAAATGCCTTTGGCGCTGAAGCTAGAGATTAACACCATAAACTAGAGCTTTCCAAAGCCAATTACTATTTAGGAGTATCTGGATACATTTGATAGAAATGTAATTACAAAAGCATACAAAACATTTGCTCTGCTGCAAAACACACACATTGGTGGAGGGAGGCTAAAGGTCTAAGCATTTGCAAACCTGATTCTCCACAGCTGCAGACTGGAGGATCTTGTAGAGCTCCCGCTTCAACTGACAGGATTCATTTCACAAAGCCGAGGATTAACACTGTCCAGTAcaagtttttttctctctcccacatATTCTCTCCTTTTAATCCTTATCTTCCTTCCCCAATGCACAAACATTGTCATCATTACCTCCCACCTCTCTCTGCTACTATAATAACTCGGTGCTTCAGGAAGCAGCATCTAGTTTTAATTGGAAAGTGGGTGCTGGTTTCTGGTGCACCCGTTTATTGGAAAGAATAGGGAGAAAGCTTCAGACCAGACTTAGAGTGCCTTCTGGGTAAGAGGTCAATGACATTCTAAAATCTCAGAATACTGAGCTCCCGTAGGATTTGACACCAGATCAGACCACTGATCCATCTAAACTCCTACCCTACCCCTCAGGAGAAAACCACCAACCAACACAAGATCCAACACAAAACCAACTAATAATGCAAATTATGTAAGGTCATACGTGATCCCAAATGGCACAGAGGGTCATCTTACATCATCTATCCTGAAGTATAAAATGTGATCACCTTCACTATATTAGTTTGGATAACTACATAGGTGCTATGTAGCTGGATAACTACATGAAATGAGttagttctttttaaaaacccagtCACAGAATAGATCTCAAATATGTCCTGCAAGAGAGAATCCCATCAGTATATTATATGCTGCATAAAGTTATATTTCCACAATAGGAACCAATGTGTGGTGAAATTAAAGGGGTCAGGGATATATGtatgcgagagagagagagagagagaaagaaatcgATCCATTCTCGCAATGCCTTTCATAATTAAAACGACTAGTAAGAACATCAACCCTGAATGCTCCTCTCGGGCCAGATACATCTTTCATTCTTTTCTAGACCTGGTCCATACCTCAGGAGCAACTGATTCTGTGCAATAACTCTGAATGTTAATAACCATCTTACCTGGGGGTAACCTGAGTGACATCAGAGGGGTGCAGGATCCTACAGGTAGTGAAGGTGAATGTGGAGTTTGTGGAGGAGAGACACTTTCCTGGGTTTGAGGCTGCAATGCAGACAAAACACAGCCAATGAGGACAGAAAGCAAGAGAAAAGGACTAATTAAGGTAAGGTACCATTATTCCAGGATTTTTTGTGGGGTTTAAATAAAGACTAAATAAGGGGAATCCCCCAAAGATAAATATGTTCAATTGAAAAAGAGAGTTTTATTTTAAGAGACTTTCCATTCCtcactttaatttttttcagtgtaaGATGAAGTGAAATTGAGACTTCTCAGTATTAGAGTTTCTGCTTCTTTAGAGTGTATATCTTGGACATTAGCAAGAGTGTTATATCTAGTGTTTTCAGTGCAGGACTGATCCTGGACTCTAGATTCATTTCACACACTGATGCAGACTCCTCCCATGACACAGGACACATCAAGTCTCTCTGTGTCTTAGTTTTCTCATGAGTAAAATAGGGGAGAGAAATACTTCTATACCTCACTGGTGTGGCAAGAGCTAGTTGCTGTTTGTCAAGTGCTCTGAAGATGGAGAGCACAAGAAATGATTATCTCCTTTTTACAGAAGTGTGCTTCAGTTAACATTGTGTGACTGCTGTCTTCTGGTACTTGGATGAAAAGACTCCCAACAGGTTACCTCCCCAAACAAGTATAGAATGGAGCTCTGCAAAGAAGTTTGCCTTTAAATTTCCCAGAGACAAATCCAGACTTCTTAATTCAGAAATCTCATATTTCTTAGTCTACCAGCAAGCTATGGTACAGAAATCACTGACCAAGACACACCTGCTGCAGGCAAATGTATCTCCTCATACCAACATTGAGGGAGAATTCAGAAGTTTTATTCCTTTACCACAACCTTATTTCTCAATGAATCATTATTTTGAAACATAACTAAATTCAGTCTTCAAAAACACAGTACTTTCCTCAACCAAGTTTAGTGCAGATTAAATTTCTTCCTGTCTGAATTTCTCTTTCATGTCTTCTAGCAGAAAATGGGAGTTGCCAtggaatgttttaatttttttatcagtATTTTTGTTACTTTAAATAAGAAAATGTCAATTGTTTTTGATACAAGAACATAGGAGTTTTTCTTTGACGAACGTACTTGGTTAAGAATTCAGTTTTTGGTCACATCCAAAACCAGCTTTTCCAGCAGCAGTATGCTCCAGAACAGCACGGGCTTAGAGGGAGAATGCCACCTTCTGAATCCTGCAAAACCTTGATGTTCCTGGAGATCCCCCATCCAAGAACTGACCTGACATACCTCTCCTTAGTTTTAAAATCTGACAGGGGTAATGCACAACCTTATACAGCAATGAAAAAAGCAGCATCATAAGGAAGCACCAAGAGTGACATATAAGCCACACAGTAATAAATATATGAAAAGTGAAACCATAAACGTCCATGATTCTTACCAGTGAGTGGCACTGTTGCTGAAGTAAGAGGTGGTAGGAAGATCCCTGCCTCTGGCTTTGGCACTGCACGTGTCCCTTCCTCCAGAAAGGCTTGTTGCACTTGAAATGTTATacctccttccccttcttcctcatCTTCCTCCAAGTCAGAGATGTGGTAGATGGCATCCTCAGGTAATGGTGTAAAGCCTTTTGTGACAACACCTGGCCGTGGATCGAGGATGGTACCTAGGTTGGGTTGAGCAAGCTGCTGCCAGTGGAACAGAGTCTGAGATCCTGATGAGGCAAAAAAAGGTGGAAGGGGATGTTTCTGTTCCATTCTACTGAATCATAAAGAGTGGCCAGAACACAATACCAAAACAACCTGACCACCTGGGACTGTCATCATGGTACATGAGAAGAATTTAGACCAAGAGATTCAGAGAGTTAAACAGGAAAGCCTAGTACTGAAACAAGTTTGCTCCTACATTTGGGTCTCTTACTCTGAAGTACACTATGTTACCACCAAGCTAGCAGataactggctttaaaaaaatgtctCTTTCTCCAAGGGCTTCTGATTCTTGAGTACCAACCCATTCCCAgggaaacactgatttaattatcAAATACACTGATTCCATCATAAGCAAAGCATGACATTTCCTTCTGCTAGAGAGAGAAGGCAGATTATTCTCTTACCTTCGAGAGGTTTAACAATTTGTAATTTCTCTGGCAGGAGCAAACGGAGGCAGGGAGAGCCCCCAGAGAAGTCAGTGAATTCTGAGTTTGTGCCCACGGACAGACAACTCCCTACTGGTGTGCAACAGCCACCAGCCTCTTCTTTCTGGTCAGCCAGCAAATGCATTTTACGCTCCCATTCCTCCTCAAAGAACCGCTTTTCACTCAGGTAGTTTTGCTGACGGAGATGAAGTGTGTGCAGAGCTGTAGCTAAATCATTGTCTCCAGGGGTTCCAGGCTGGCCCAGCTTTTGGTTGTCCCTTGGGGGAACATGAAATCAGAATTGGGAATTAAAACTAAAAGTTTAAAGACTAAACATTACTTTAGTAAACAGGGGCCCAGATTGGATTTAGTTTTGGGTTGAGGAAAAAAAGATGAAGTTGTTTTAAAGACTTCTATTTAATTGGTGTAGTCAGTATCACAATATCTGGCAAGGTTTCAGACTAAAAATCTGCAGACAAATTTGTCTGGAGGCAGCATCTCACAGCTTCATTATTTAGGAACAAAGACAACCAGTGTATAAGATATCctgtttgcttgctttttctCTGCAGTCACTGAATTTACTACATAGGGATGTTTATAATTCTTTGTATTATTTGCTTGCTAACATTCATCCTCTTCTGCCTTATATGCGCCATGTAATCCCTCCCCCTTCAACCTTGATGCACAATGTCACAGACATATATGACTTGTCAGCACAATAGGTGTGGATAGCATGAGCAGGTTTAGTATTAAATCATGTCATCAGTGGAGGAAGCCTGGGTTCACAATATCCCATGGGGTGACATTGGGAAGTTAGAACATTTAGCAGTTAAGAGAATAAAGGAAATAGTCTCAATCACACTGCAAAGGTGAAAAAGCTGAGCCCTAACTTGCCATGGCAGCTGGTGAGAGAGAGCTATTTCCTCGAGTTTTGATGAGAGCAACAAGATTATAGTTCGGCACCGAGAATGATAATTCCTATGCATGCATACAGACTGCCTACCATTAATACAAGTAACCTAAAACCACACTAATATGCTGAGTCTCCTACTTTGAGATTTCCTTGGAGCTGCTCCTCTGGTTCAGATGTGCCTTGTTCTCCACTTGTTGTAGGCCAGACTGAAAGGGCTTTGCGGTCATGATAACACTTGAACGATTAGATCCAGGGATTAGTAGTTGGGCAGGAAATGAAGAAGAGCGACCACGTGTAACATTAGCAACCTTGACAGTATCGAACACCCGTTTCTGCAGAACcctgagaaagggagagagaataaatatACACAATCCCCTTTTCATCCTTATAGCAAGGAACTGACCAATGACCAATAATGTTCTCGAAAGTGTTTTGGGTAGGATACAGAAAAAAAGTTTCAGGCGATCACAAGACTTCTACAAttaatctgcaactagggtttttgatttcaaaagggctgactttcaaaaatcaaggaaattagttagggaagtggattggactgaagaatttatggatctaaaggcagaggaggcttgggattactttaaatcaaagctacagaagctatcggaagcctgcatcccaagaaaggggaaaaaaattcataggcaggagttgtagaccaagctggatgagcaagcatctcagagaggtgattaagaaaaagcagaaagcatacagggagtggaagatgggagggatcagcaaggaaagctaccttactgaggtcagaacatgtagggataaagtgagacaggctaaaagtcaagtacagttggaccttgcaaagggaattaaaacccatagtaaaaggttctacagccatataaataagaagaaaacaaagaaagaagaagttggACCACTAAactctgaggatggagtggaggtcaaggataatctaggcatggcccaatatctaaacaaatactttgcctcagtctttaataaggctaatgaggatttTAGGGATAATtgggtagcatgacaaatgggaataaggatatggaggtagatattaccatatctgaggtagaagcgaaactcgaacagcttaatgggactaaatcggggggcccagataatcttcatccaagaatattaaaggaattagcacatgaaattgcaagcccattagcaagaatttttaatgaatctgtaaactcaggggttgtactatatgactggagaattgctgacatagttcctatttttaagaaaggggaaaaaaaaaaaaaaagtgatccgggtaactacaggcctgttagtttgacatctgtagtatgcaaggtcttggaaaaaattttgaaggagaaagtagttaaggacattgaagtcaatggtaaatgggacaaaatacaacatggttttacaaaaggtagattgtgccaaaccaacctgatctccttctttgagaaagtaacagattttttagacaaaggaaacgcagtggatcgaATTCACCTTGATTTCaggaaggcgtttgataccgtgccacatgaggaattattagttaaattggaaaagatggggatcaattggaaaattgaaaggtggataaggaaatggttaacagggagactacagcgggtcctactgaaaggtgaactgtcaggctggagggaggttatcagtggagttcctcagggatcagttttgggaccaaacttatttaatctttttattactgacctga of Natator depressus isolate rNatDep1 chromosome 11, rNatDep2.hap1, whole genome shotgun sequence contains these proteins:
- the TRAK2 gene encoding trafficking kinesin-binding protein 2 isoform X4 is translated as MTKTYNDIDMVTHLLAERDRDLELAARIGQALLKRNHALTEQNEVLEEQVGQAVDQVNQLQHELSKKDELLRIVSIASEESETDSSCSTPLRFNDSFNLSHGLLQLDVLQDKLRELEEENLALRSKACHLKTETITYEVKEQELVSDCVKELRETHAQIARMTEELSGKSEELTHYQEEISTLLSQIVDLQHKLKEHVIEKEELKLHLQASKDAQRQLTGELHELQDRNAECLGLLHELQEEVKELRSRASPAAHLCRPQSCGAFPLNSLAAEIEGTMRMELIQDEESAPGKQKVLQKRVFDTVKVANVTRGRSSSFPAQLLIPGSNRSSVIMTAKPFQSGLQQVENKAHLNQRSSSKEISKDNQKLGQPGTPGDNDLATALHTLHLRQQNYLSEKRFFEEEWERKMHLLADQKEEAGGCCTPVGSCLSVGTNSEFTDFSGGSPCLRLLLPEKLQIVKPLEGSQTLFHWQQLAQPNLGTILDPRPGVVTKGFTPLPEDAIYHISDLEEDEEEGEGGITFQVQQAFLEEGTRAVPKPEAGIFLPPLTSATVPLTASNPGKCLSSTNSTFTFTTCRILHPSDVTQVTPSSMYTPLSFGSSGNSTGNTMVSSPAMSCRLSIGEFLANRRDSSTTLSTTTSLAKLLHEQGISAKVCDNRMPGKLPILQPLRTLPIPSTPRNSPSHSPCSSPLPFDTRAHLSENFLASRPAETFLQERCGLKPSHNPPNLDQLKMNLVDRLKRLGIARAVKPPEAGDHVKNQGPKIGLRRPDSAVFLSAGSNLMGGLRRNQSLPVMIGALGAPFCTSSSKMGILKED
- the TRAK2 gene encoding trafficking kinesin-binding protein 2 isoform X3, which encodes MNINHGDPESITVLGTDRVEQMTKTYNDIDMVTHLLAERDRDLELAARIGQALLKRNHALTEQNEVLEEQVGQAVDQVNQLQHELSKKDELLRIVSIASEESETDSSCSTPLRFNDSFNLSHGLLQLDVLQDKLRELEEENLALRSKACHLKTETITYEVKEQELVSDCVKELRETHAQIARMTEELSGKSEELTHYQEEISTLLSQIVDLQHKLKEHVIEKEELKLHLQASKDAQRQLTGELHELQDRNAECLGLLHELQEEVKELRSRASPAAHLCRPQSCGAFPLNSLAAEIEGTMRMELIQDEESAPGKQKVLQKRVFDTVKVANVTRGRSSSFPAQLLIPGSNRSSVIMTAKPFQSGLQQVENKAHLNQRSSSKEISKDNQKLGQPGTPGDNDLATALHTLHLRQQNYLSEKRFFEEEWERKMHLLADQKEEAGGCCTPVGSCLSVGTNSEFTDFSGGSPCLRLLLPEKLQIVKPLEGSQTLFHWQQLAQPNLGTILDPRPGVVTKGFTPLPEDAIYHISDLEEDEEEGEGGITFQVQQAFLEEGTRAVPKPEAGIFLPPLTSATVPLTASNPGKCLSSTNSTFTFTTCRILHPSDVTQVTPSSMYTPLSFGSSGNSTGNTMVSSPAMSCRLSIGEFLANRRDSSTTLSTTTSLAKLLHEQGISAKVCDNRMPGKLPILQPLRTLPIPSTPRNSPSHSPCSSPLPFDTRAHLSENFLASRPAETFLQERCGLKPSHNPPNLDQLKMNLVDRLKRLGIARAVKPPEAGDHVKNQGPKIGLRRPDSAVFLSAGSNLMGGLRRNQSLPVMIGALGAPFCTSSSKMGILKED
- the TRAK2 gene encoding trafficking kinesin-binding protein 2 isoform X2, giving the protein MNINHGDPESITDGCSSEDFPEVELVNMLEEQLPQYKLRVDTLYPYDNQDWLQAPSCYSHVPQTISPVLAEETFRYMILGTDRVEQMTKTYNDIDMVTHLLAERDRDLELAARIGQALLKRNHALTEQNEVLEEQVGQAVDQVNQLQHELSKKDELLRIVSIASEESETDSSCSTPLRFNDSFNLSHGLLQLDVLQDKLRELEEENLALRSKACHLKTETITYEVKEQELVSDCVKELRETHAQIARMTEELSGKSEELTHYQEEISTLLSQIVDLQHKLKEHVIEKEELKLHLQASKDAQRQLTGELHELQDRNAECLGLLHELQEEVKELRSRASPAAHLCRPQSCGAFPLNSLAAEIEGTMRMELIQDEESAPGKQKVLQKRVFDTVKVANVTRGRSSSFPAQLLIPGSNRSSVIMTAKPFQSGLQQVENKAHLNQRSSSKEISKDNQKLGQPGTPGDNDLATALHTLHLRQQNYLSEKRFFEEEWERKMHLLADQKEEAGGCCTPVGSCLSVGTNSEFTDFSGGSPCLRLLLPEKLQIVKPLEGSQTLFHWQQLAQPNLGTILDPRPGVVTKGFTPLPEDAIYHISDLEEDEEEGEGGITFQVQQAFLEEGTRAVPKPEAGIFLPPLTSATVPLTASNPGKCLSSTNSTFTFTTCRILHPSDVTQVTPSSMYTPLSFGSSGNSTGNTMVSSPAMSCRLSIGEFLANRRDSSTTLSTTTSLAKLLHEQGISAKVCDNRMPGKLPILQPLRTLPIPSTPRNSPSHSPCSSPLPFDTRAHLSENFLASRPAETFLQERCGLKPSHNPPNLDQLKMNLVDRLKRLGIARAVKPPEAGDHVKNQGPKIGLRRPDSAVFLSAGSNLMGGLRRNQSLPVMIGALGAPFCTSSSKMGILKED
- the TRAK2 gene encoding trafficking kinesin-binding protein 2 isoform X1, encoding MNINHGDPESITDGCSSEDFPEVELVNMLEEQLPQYKLRVDTLYPYDNQDWLQAPSCYSHVPQTISPVLAEETFRYMTFVELPPSSLAGSQKFAQVLGTDRVEQMTKTYNDIDMVTHLLAERDRDLELAARIGQALLKRNHALTEQNEVLEEQVGQAVDQVNQLQHELSKKDELLRIVSIASEESETDSSCSTPLRFNDSFNLSHGLLQLDVLQDKLRELEEENLALRSKACHLKTETITYEVKEQELVSDCVKELRETHAQIARMTEELSGKSEELTHYQEEISTLLSQIVDLQHKLKEHVIEKEELKLHLQASKDAQRQLTGELHELQDRNAECLGLLHELQEEVKELRSRASPAAHLCRPQSCGAFPLNSLAAEIEGTMRMELIQDEESAPGKQKVLQKRVFDTVKVANVTRGRSSSFPAQLLIPGSNRSSVIMTAKPFQSGLQQVENKAHLNQRSSSKEISKDNQKLGQPGTPGDNDLATALHTLHLRQQNYLSEKRFFEEEWERKMHLLADQKEEAGGCCTPVGSCLSVGTNSEFTDFSGGSPCLRLLLPEKLQIVKPLEGSQTLFHWQQLAQPNLGTILDPRPGVVTKGFTPLPEDAIYHISDLEEDEEEGEGGITFQVQQAFLEEGTRAVPKPEAGIFLPPLTSATVPLTASNPGKCLSSTNSTFTFTTCRILHPSDVTQVTPSSMYTPLSFGSSGNSTGNTMVSSPAMSCRLSIGEFLANRRDSSTTLSTTTSLAKLLHEQGISAKVCDNRMPGKLPILQPLRTLPIPSTPRNSPSHSPCSSPLPFDTRAHLSENFLASRPAETFLQERCGLKPSHNPPNLDQLKMNLVDRLKRLGIARAVKPPEAGDHVKNQGPKIGLRRPDSAVFLSAGSNLMGGLRRNQSLPVMIGALGAPFCTSSSKMGILKED